A region from the Lolium perenne isolate Kyuss_39 chromosome 4, Kyuss_2.0, whole genome shotgun sequence genome encodes:
- the LOC127297092 gene encoding cytochrome b561 and DOMON domain-containing protein At5g47530-like: protein MARPAHFPAWLPLLVLLLAAGGATAQTCLTATFTGGRTFLKCNALPVLGASLHWTYHAENGTADIAFRAPSSTTGWVGWGINPTNTRMAGSNVFVASQDASGVVSVLTTILATTSPSLTNQSLSFAVPVPASAEYSGGAYTIYATVALPSNSSSQNTVWQAGPSNGGSILPHDLTGQNVLGMQNLDFLSGASTAASNSRLHRRNLHGVLNAVGWGILIPLGAMIARYLRVFEAADPAWFYLHITCQISGYALGVGGWGLGLKLGSESAGLTYNPHRNIGIAIFSLATAQVFALFMRPNPKHKYRVYWNVYHHSIGYSVIVLAIVNIFKGLNILKPATGWKTGYIVIIAILGGVALVLEAITWVIVLRRRKRNQSSGYGNGTNGTGLQL from the exons ATGGCGCGGCCAGCCCACTTCCCGGCGTGGCTCCCCCTCCTGGTGCTCCTCCTCGCGGCCGGAGGCGCCACGGCGCAGACCTGCCTCACCGCGACCTTCACGGGCGGCCGGACGTTCCTCAAGTGCAACGCGCTCCCCGTGCTCGGCGCCAGCCTGCACTGGACGTACCACGCCGAGAACGGCACCGCCGACATCGCCTTCCGGGCGCCGTCCAGCACCACCGGGTGGGTCGGCTGGGGCATCAACCCCACCAACACCCGCATGGCAGGCAGCAACGTCTTCGTCGCCTCGCAGGACGCCAGCGGCGTCGTCTCCGTGCTCACCACTATCCTGGCGACCACGTCGCCCAGCCTGACCAACCAATCCCTCAGCTTCGCCGTGCCCGTCCCGGCCAGCGCCGAGTACAGCGGCGGCGCCTACACCATCTACGCCACCGTGGCGCTGCCCAGCAACTCCAGCTCGCAGAACACCGTGTGGCAGGCCGGGCCCAGCAACGGCGGCTCCATCCTGCCGCACGACTTAACGGGGCAGAACGTCCTCGGCATGCAGAATTTGGACTTCCTCTCCGGTGCCAGCACCGCCGCCTCCAACTCCAGGCTCCACCGCCGTAAC CTTCACGGTGTGCTGAACGCTGTCGGATGGGGCATCCTGATCCCCCTCGGCGCCATGATTGCCCGCTACCTCCGCGTCTTCGAGGCCGCCGACCCGGCGTGGTTCTACCTCCACATCACCTGCCAGATCTCCGGGTACGCCCTCGGCGTCGGCGGCTGGGGCCTTGGCCTCAAGCTTGGCAGCGAGTCCGCCGGCCTCACTTACAATCCCCACCGCAACATTGGCATCGCCATCTTCTCCCTCGCCACAGCCCAGGTGTTTGCTCTGTTCATGAGGCCGAACCCCAAGCACAAGTACAGGGTGTACTGGAACGTCTACCACCACTCCATCGGCTACTCCGTCATCGTCCTCGCCATCGTCAACATCTTCAAGGGGCTCAACATCCTCAAGCCGGCCACCGGCTGGAAGACGGGCTACATCGTCATCATCGCCATCCTCGGCGGCGTCGCGCTCGTCCTCGAGGCCATCACCTGGGTCATCGTCCTGCGGCGGCGCAAGCGCAACCAGTCGTCTGGTTACGGCAACGGGACCAACGGCACCGGCCTGCAGCTATAA